One Polaribacter sp. SA4-12 genomic window carries:
- a CDS encoding PPK2 family polyphosphate kinase, with the protein MNKDKYKVKSSIQLADFNTKEVFDDAEKKLKKIRKKLSKIQDTMYAEGKYSMLICLQGMDTSGKDSLIREVFKDVNARGVEVHSFKVPTELELKHDFLWRHYIALPAKGKIGVFNRTHYENVLVTRVHPGYVFGENLPTINSLEDINDEFYHNRMERINNFEEHIVDSGTIVLKFFLNLSKDEQKNRLLRRLNLPAKNWKFSAGDLKERKLWDKYQFCYEDLLNRTSKENAPWYIIPADDKPSARLLLADIVLEELEKYNFKEPSLSSKNLAQLDHFKTELNNE; encoded by the coding sequence ATGAATAAAGATAAATATAAAGTTAAAAGCAGTATTCAGCTTGCTGATTTTAACACCAAAGAAGTTTTTGATGATGCTGAAAAGAAGCTCAAGAAAATAAGAAAAAAGTTAAGTAAAATTCAAGATACTATGTATGCAGAAGGCAAATATAGCATGTTAATTTGCTTACAAGGAATGGATACTTCTGGTAAGGACAGCTTAATTAGAGAGGTTTTTAAAGATGTAAATGCTCGTGGAGTTGAGGTGCATAGTTTTAAAGTACCCACAGAATTAGAGTTAAAACACGATTTTTTATGGCGCCATTATATTGCACTTCCTGCAAAAGGAAAGATTGGTGTTTTTAATAGAACGCATTATGAAAACGTGTTGGTAACAAGAGTGCATCCTGGTTATGTATTTGGAGAAAATTTACCAACAATAAATAGTTTAGAAGATATAAATGACGAATTCTACCATAACAGAATGGAGAGAATTAACAATTTTGAAGAGCATATTGTTGATAGTGGAACAATTGTTTTAAAATTCTTTTTAAATTTATCTAAAGACGAACAAAAAAATAGATTATTACGTAGATTGAATTTACCTGCTAAGAATTGGAAATTTTCTGCAGGCGATTTAAAAGAACGTAAATTATGGGATAAATACCAGTTTTGTTACGAAGACTTATTAAACAGAACGTCAAAAGAAAATGCACCTTGGTATATTATTCCTGCGGATGATAAACCATCAGCAAGATTACTTTTAGCAGATATCGTATTAGAAGAATTAGAAAAATATAATTTTAAAGAACCTAGTTTGTCGTCTAAAAATTTAGCACAATTAGACCATTTTAAAACAGAATTAAATAACGAATAA
- a CDS encoding 3'-5' exonuclease, translating to MELNLTKPIVFFDLETTGINIATDKIVEIAILKVFPNGNKESKTWLVNPEMEIPQGSIDVHGITNEKVAAEPTFKELAAQVNEMIADSDLAGFNSNRFDIPLLAEELMRAGIDFDMKNRKAIDVQVIFHKKEQRTLSAGYQFYCGRELEGAHGAAADTNATYEILLAQLDKYEDIENSVDALSEFSTHGERADFAGFILMNDEKQEIFSFGKYKGRTVEEVFKENPGYNNWMQNADFPLYTKKVLNEIKQRMTAPKKKMSDKEKLQALQQKFNLR from the coding sequence ATGGAATTAAACCTAACAAAACCAATCGTATTTTTCGATTTAGAAACAACAGGAATTAATATTGCAACGGATAAAATTGTAGAAATAGCAATTTTAAAAGTGTTTCCAAACGGAAATAAAGAAAGTAAAACGTGGTTGGTAAATCCAGAAATGGAAATTCCACAAGGATCTATAGATGTACATGGAATTACCAACGAAAAAGTAGCTGCAGAACCTACTTTTAAAGAATTAGCAGCACAAGTAAATGAAATGATTGCAGATTCTGATTTAGCTGGTTTTAACTCAAATCGTTTTGATATTCCGTTATTAGCAGAAGAATTAATGCGTGCTGGTATTGACTTTGATATGAAAAATAGAAAAGCAATTGATGTACAAGTTATTTTTCACAAGAAAGAGCAAAGAACGTTAAGTGCTGGTTATCAGTTTTATTGTGGTAGAGAATTAGAAGGAGCTCACGGAGCAGCAGCAGATACAAATGCGACTTACGAAATTTTATTAGCGCAATTAGATAAATATGAAGATATAGAAAACTCTGTAGACGCTTTAAGTGAATTTTCTACACACGGAGAAAGAGCAGATTTTGCTGGTTTTATTCTAATGAATGATGAAAAACAAGAAATATTTTCTTTCGGAAAATACAAAGGAAGAACAGTAGAAGAGGTTTTTAAAGAAAACCCAGGTTATAATAATTGGATGCAAAATGCAGATTTTCCTTTATACACTAAAAAGGTGTTAAACGAGATTAAACAAAGAATGACTGCTCCAAAAAAGAAAATGTCAGATAAAGAAAAGTTACAAGCTTTACAACAGAAGTTTAATTTAAGGTAG
- a CDS encoding energy transducer TonB yields MKKIILLAIFFIYNAINAQDINWTKNAEGHNPNPKNELSLYFKKQVSKKLLRKAAFAPRKNNIALSFLINSQNKPYAIHINAFGNKLLKEEVLKAFESYPLEKLNLENLNKKNRYHLQVISKSGNKNIFNCSSKIIVEQPPICNNCEDLEYFEDIKNCLASEVRNHLYKTIDFSLLNYVNEDSINLYIKYAVTSNGLIINKKTTVPLFFKDEVLRALSTFPKIQKGGILNDIIQQPLYSSYIEFKKGETPVYKNRHQENANFSKPTLDNDLSLFFTEKLSENDLKKIDLNRIYNRFVISFELDKNKKLFNINTNARSEEIDRKMIAIFKNFPFEKLNFADTTPFNRYSIQVLSFTNNETIVNASSLISYIRIPIYPGCERSKDIKNAKKCFSKGVQKTFSQSFDTELPNRLGLASGKIKVFISFKVNLEGKVSNVYTKLSRSSTALSNEVKRVMNLIPKMTFAPVNNGKPVNIKYSIPFTLNVK; encoded by the coding sequence ATGAAAAAAATTATTTTACTTGCAATATTCTTCATTTACAATGCTATAAATGCGCAAGACATTAATTGGACAAAAAACGCAGAAGGTCACAACCCAAATCCTAAAAACGAGTTGTCGCTTTACTTTAAAAAACAGGTTTCTAAGAAGCTCTTAAGAAAAGCAGCTTTTGCACCTAGAAAAAACAATATTGCACTTTCCTTTTTAATAAACAGTCAGAATAAACCCTATGCAATACATATAAATGCTTTTGGAAATAAGTTGTTAAAAGAAGAAGTCTTAAAAGCGTTTGAAAGTTATCCTTTAGAAAAATTAAATCTTGAAAATTTAAACAAAAAAAACAGGTATCACCTTCAGGTAATATCTAAAAGCGGTAATAAAAATATTTTTAATTGTAGTTCTAAAATAATTGTAGAACAGCCTCCTATTTGTAATAATTGTGAAGATTTAGAATACTTTGAAGATATAAAAAACTGTTTAGCTAGTGAAGTAAGAAATCACTTATACAAAACAATCGATTTTTCTTTATTAAATTATGTTAATGAAGACTCAATAAATCTTTACATCAAATATGCTGTTACCTCAAATGGATTAATAATTAATAAGAAAACTACAGTACCATTATTTTTTAAAGATGAAGTTTTACGAGCATTAAGTACTTTTCCTAAAATACAAAAAGGAGGAATTCTAAACGATATAATACAACAACCACTTTACAGTTCTTACATCGAATTTAAAAAAGGAGAAACACCCGTTTATAAAAACAGGCATCAAGAAAATGCAAATTTCTCTAAACCTACATTAGACAATGATCTCTCACTTTTTTTTACTGAAAAGTTATCAGAAAATGATTTAAAAAAAATCGATCTAAACAGAATCTATAACCGTTTTGTTATTTCTTTTGAATTAGATAAAAATAAAAAGCTTTTTAATATCAATACAAATGCAAGGTCTGAAGAAATTGACAGAAAAATGATTGCTATTTTTAAAAACTTTCCTTTTGAGAAATTAAATTTTGCAGATACTACTCCTTTTAATCGATATTCTATACAGGTTTTATCTTTTACAAATAATGAAACCATTGTAAATGCAAGCTCTTTAATAAGTTATATAAGAATACCAATATATCCTGGTTGCGAAAGATCTAAAGATATAAAAAACGCAAAAAAATGTTTTAGTAAAGGAGTGCAAAAAACATTTTCTCAAAGTTTTGATACAGAATTACCAAATAGACTTGGTTTAGCTTCTGGAAAAATAAAAGTATTTATCAGTTTTAAAGTAAATTTAGAAGGTAAAGTTAGTAATGTCTACACCAAATTAAGTAGATCAAGTACTGCTCTTTCTAATGAAGTAAAAAGAGTGATGAATTTGATACCAAAAATGACATTTGCGCCTGTTAATAATGGAAAACCTGTTAACATTAAGTATTCCATACCTTTTACTCTTAATGTAAAATAA
- the rimK gene encoding 30S ribosomal protein S6--L-glutamate ligase, producing the protein MKIVILSRNPKLYSTSRLVEAAEKRGHEVMVVDHLKCNIEIEKRSPKIFYKGEYLTNIDAIIPRIGASVTFYGTAVIRQFEMMKVFSAVSSQALVKSRDKLSSLQILARAGVGLPKTVFTNYTKDVEHVVESVGGAPLILKLLEGTQGLGVVLAETKNAATSVLEAFNGLGARVIAQEFIKEAGGADIRAFVVDGKVIGAMKRQGKEGEFRSNLHRGGNATIIELTDEEEKTALKATKALGLGVAGVDMLQSSKGPLVLEVNSSPGLEGIETATGKDIAKEIIRYLEIHVE; encoded by the coding sequence ATGAAAATTGTAATTCTATCTAGAAACCCAAAACTTTACTCTACAAGTAGATTAGTAGAAGCTGCTGAAAAAAGAGGGCATGAAGTTATGGTTGTAGACCATTTAAAATGCAACATCGAAATAGAAAAAAGATCTCCAAAAATATTTTATAAAGGAGAATACTTAACAAATATTGATGCTATCATTCCAAGAATTGGTGCTTCTGTAACTTTTTATGGTACAGCTGTAATTCGTCAATTTGAAATGATGAAAGTATTTTCTGCGGTTTCTTCTCAAGCATTGGTAAAATCTAGAGATAAATTAAGCAGTCTACAAATTTTAGCAAGAGCTGGAGTTGGTTTACCTAAAACGGTTTTTACAAACTACACAAAAGACGTAGAACATGTTGTAGAATCTGTTGGTGGCGCACCTTTAATTTTAAAGTTATTAGAAGGAACACAAGGTTTAGGTGTTGTTTTAGCAGAAACTAAAAACGCGGCTACTTCTGTTTTAGAAGCTTTTAATGGTTTAGGAGCAAGAGTAATTGCACAAGAATTTATTAAAGAAGCTGGTGGAGCAGATATTAGAGCTTTTGTTGTTGATGGAAAAGTAATTGGAGCAATGAAACGTCAAGGTAAAGAAGGAGAATTTCGTTCTAATTTACACAGAGGCGGTAATGCAACTATTATAGAATTAACAGACGAAGAAGAAAAAACTGCATTAAAAGCCACTAAAGCTTTAGGTTTAGGAGTTGCTGGTGTAGATATGTTACAATCCTCTAAAGGACCTTTGGTGTTAGAAGTAAATTCTTCTCCAGGTTTAGAAGGAATTGAAACTGCTACAGGAAAAGATATTGCCAAAGAAATCATTCGTTATTTAGAAATTCATGTCGAGTAA
- a CDS encoding YceI family protein has protein sequence MKTIYTIIICFLLVNVTSAQERYLTKNGSVTFFSSAIVEDIKADNNQVLSIIDATSGKMAISILMKSFMFEKALMQEHFNENYVESDKFPKATFKGVIVGFENIKDAETKVEVKGIITIHGKSKEIVIPANIKRTEGSILVNGEFNLLVADYDIEIPGVVAKNIAKKIKVTFEFNHKPYKK, from the coding sequence ATGAAAACTATTTATACAATTATTATTTGCTTTCTATTGGTAAATGTAACCAGTGCCCAAGAAAGATATTTAACAAAAAATGGTTCAGTAACTTTTTTCTCTTCTGCAATAGTAGAAGATATAAAGGCAGACAATAACCAAGTATTAAGTATTATTGATGCGACTTCTGGTAAAATGGCAATTTCTATTTTAATGAAATCATTTATGTTCGAAAAAGCATTAATGCAAGAACATTTTAATGAGAATTATGTAGAATCAGATAAGTTTCCGAAAGCAACTTTTAAAGGAGTTATTGTCGGTTTTGAAAACATAAAAGATGCAGAAACAAAAGTAGAAGTGAAGGGAATAATTACAATTCATGGTAAAAGTAAAGAAATTGTAATACCTGCAAATATTAAAAGAACCGAAGGTAGTATTCTTGTAAATGGCGAATTTAATTTATTAGTAGCAGATTATGATATTGAAATACCTGGTGTAGTTGCTAAAAATATTGCCAAAAAAATTAAAGTTACTTTCGAGTTTAACCACAAACCTTACAAGAAATAA
- a CDS encoding DUF5777 family beta-barrel protein, with protein sequence MKKIIATIFVLLISVQLPAQDLLDILDNETPKTDNIVTATFKGTRILNGHSIENRKDKELEFIISHRFGRVNLGFDELFGLDQSNIRFALEYGLNDDLTVGLGRSSFEKTYDGFLKYSVVKQKTGANSFPFAISLFGSVAVKTLKDYDPADKRTFAESLFYVGQVLIAKKVSPSFSFQVTPTYVHRNTVQITADPHDIFAVGLGTRIKLSKRVSFNSEYYLAFDESKSINARNSLAFGVDIETGGHVFQLILSNAITMIEKSFITETTGNFFGGDIHFGFNISRTF encoded by the coding sequence ATGAAAAAAATTATAGCCACCATTTTTGTACTTCTAATAAGTGTACAACTTCCTGCACAAGATTTATTAGATATTTTAGATAATGAAACTCCAAAAACAGATAATATTGTTACAGCAACTTTTAAAGGAACAAGAATCTTAAACGGACATTCTATAGAAAATAGAAAAGACAAAGAGTTGGAGTTTATCATATCTCATAGATTTGGACGCGTAAATTTAGGTTTTGATGAACTTTTTGGCTTAGATCAGTCTAATATTCGTTTTGCACTAGAATATGGTTTAAATGATGATTTAACGGTTGGTCTTGGTAGAAGTAGTTTCGAAAAAACCTACGATGGATTTCTAAAGTACAGTGTCGTAAAACAAAAAACAGGTGCAAATTCTTTTCCATTTGCAATTTCACTTTTTGGAAGTGTCGCTGTAAAAACATTAAAAGATTACGATCCTGCAGATAAAAGAACTTTTGCAGAAAGCTTGTTTTATGTTGGTCAGGTTTTAATAGCTAAAAAAGTAAGTCCATCTTTTTCATTTCAAGTAACACCAACGTATGTGCATAGAAATACGGTACAAATAACAGCAGATCCTCATGATATTTTTGCAGTAGGTTTAGGAACAAGAATAAAATTAAGTAAAAGAGTTTCTTTTAATAGCGAGTATTATTTGGCTTTTGACGAATCTAAATCAATAAATGCAAGAAACTCATTAGCATTTGGTGTAGATATAGAAACTGGGGGACATGTATTTCAACTTATTTTATCGAACGCAATTACGATGATAGAAAAAAGTTTTATCACAGAAACAACTGGAAACTTTTTCGGTGGAGATATTCATTTTGGTTTTAATATCTCAAGAACTTTTTAG
- a CDS encoding succinylglutamate desuccinylase/aspartoacylase family protein has product MSSKPFIILGKEIPEGKRTVLDLEVAKLHTRTTVKVPVIIERSKKPGPVVLLLAGIHGDETNGVGIIREIISQKINIPITGTIICIPVFNIFGYLIQTREFPDGRDLNRMFPGSANGSLASQFANQFTKEIAPHVDYVIDFHTGGGKRDNIAQIRCNKDDEKALELAKVFNPPMIVFSENITKSLRETLHKMGKTILLFEGGKSIELNPTIINEGVNGTKNVLIRLGLIEGELTVKETPIFVHKAKWLRASHSGMFKVTTTNGSFVKKKEVLGIIQDPFGDFKKKIYAPFDGHIFCINKTPIVNKGEALFHISIEE; this is encoded by the coding sequence ATGTCGAGTAAACCTTTTATCATTTTAGGAAAAGAAATTCCTGAAGGAAAACGTACCGTTTTAGATTTAGAAGTTGCAAAATTACACACAAGAACAACCGTAAAAGTTCCTGTTATTATAGAGCGTTCTAAAAAACCTGGGCCCGTTGTTTTGTTATTAGCAGGTATTCATGGAGATGAAACAAACGGAGTTGGAATTATAAGAGAAATTATAAGTCAGAAAATAAATATACCAATTACTGGAACAATCATTTGTATTCCTGTTTTTAATATTTTCGGATATTTAATACAAACTAGAGAGTTTCCTGACGGGAGAGATTTAAATAGAATGTTTCCTGGTTCTGCAAATGGGTCGTTAGCGAGTCAGTTTGCAAATCAATTTACAAAAGAAATTGCGCCACATGTAGATTATGTAATTGATTTTCATACTGGTGGAGGAAAACGTGATAATATTGCTCAAATTAGATGTAATAAGGATGATGAAAAAGCGCTAGAATTAGCGAAAGTATTTAACCCACCAATGATTGTTTTCTCAGAAAATATTACAAAATCTTTAAGAGAAACTTTACATAAAATGGGTAAAACTATTTTATTATTCGAAGGTGGAAAATCAATTGAACTAAATCCTACAATTATAAACGAAGGTGTAAACGGAACTAAAAATGTTTTAATACGTTTAGGTTTAATAGAGGGCGAATTAACCGTTAAAGAAACACCCATTTTTGTACACAAAGCAAAATGGTTAAGAGCTTCTCATTCTGGTATGTTTAAAGTGACAACTACAAATGGGTCTTTTGTTAAAAAGAAAGAAGTTTTAGGAATTATTCAAGATCCTTTTGGCGATTTTAAAAAGAAAATTTACGCTCCTTTTGATGGACATATTTTTTGTATTAATAAAACACCTATTGTAAATAAAGGTGAAGCTTTATTTCACATAAGTATAGAAGAGTAA
- a CDS encoding OB-fold protein, translating into MDKKKIIIAILIIGIIGVFVAYKMYNKPHINVADSKSDITLTADKIINDFSSDESKANTIYLDKIVSVSGEVSELNLEKGKGIITLKTNDDFGSVLCHLSEESTKKMSSLRKGQTISVKGICTGYLLDVILVKCEVIN; encoded by the coding sequence ATGGATAAAAAGAAAATTATTATCGCAATTTTAATTATCGGAATTATAGGCGTTTTTGTTGCCTATAAAATGTACAACAAACCTCATATAAACGTAGCCGATTCAAAATCTGATATTACACTAACTGCAGACAAAATTATAAATGATTTTTCTTCGGATGAAAGTAAAGCCAATACTATTTATTTAGATAAAATTGTTAGTGTATCTGGCGAAGTTTCTGAATTGAATCTAGAAAAAGGGAAAGGAATTATTACCTTAAAAACAAATGATGATTTTGGAAGTGTATTATGCCATTTATCTGAAGAAAGCACAAAAAAAATGAGTTCATTAAGAAAAGGACAAACCATTTCTGTAAAAGGAATTTGTACAGGTTATTTACTAGATGTTATTCTTGTAAAGTGTGAAGTAATTAACTAA
- a CDS encoding ATP-dependent zinc protease family protein, protein MKITIGRVDKADFPELSLLDIDLKIDSGAYTSSIHCANIEEISVNGEKSIKFTLLDPEHPLYNNKEFLTKKYTSKAVKSSNGISEERFLIETEIFIFNQIFPIHLTLTERKDMKFPILLGRKFLNKKFIIDTAKKNISHKLKNKI, encoded by the coding sequence ATGAAAATAACTATTGGTCGTGTTGATAAAGCTGATTTTCCAGAATTATCTCTTTTAGACATCGATCTTAAAATTGACTCTGGAGCTTACACATCCTCTATTCACTGTGCTAATATTGAAGAAATTAGTGTAAATGGAGAAAAATCAATTAAGTTTACATTGTTAGACCCAGAACATCCTTTATATAATAATAAAGAATTTTTAACAAAAAAATATACATCAAAAGCTGTAAAAAGTTCGAATGGAATTAGCGAAGAACGATTTTTAATAGAAACAGAGATTTTTATATTCAATCAAATTTTTCCAATTCATTTAACTTTAACAGAAAGAAAAGATATGAAGTTCCCTATTTTATTAGGAAGAAAATTTTTGAATAAAAAATTTATTATTGATACTGCTAAGAAAAATATATCCCACAAATTAAAAAATAAAATATAA
- a CDS encoding thioesterase family protein codes for MNHSNSKPMFKRKYTVKGEDVNDFMVMQNAAYLKYASKIVETFLFVNGFTSLKMNKSKVGLQKSNDQIKHLKNLMFTKPFSVELVCKEIGLCQQKMSVEVYFYNEKEELSTKVIRELFWFDYTTWQALTPPKVIAKHFLQQERFKRVG; via the coding sequence ATGAATCATTCAAATTCTAAACCAATGTTTAAAAGAAAATATACTGTTAAAGGTGAAGATGTAAACGATTTTATGGTGATGCAAAATGCAGCGTATCTAAAATATGCTTCTAAAATAGTAGAAACTTTTTTGTTTGTAAATGGATTTACAAGTTTAAAAATGAACAAATCAAAAGTAGGTTTGCAAAAAAGTAATGATCAAATTAAACACCTTAAAAACTTAATGTTTACAAAACCTTTTTCTGTTGAATTAGTTTGCAAAGAAATTGGTTTATGTCAACAAAAAATGAGCGTTGAAGTCTATTTTTATAACGAAAAAGAAGAATTAAGTACTAAAGTAATAAGAGAATTATTTTGGTTTGACTATACTACTTGGCAAGCACTAACACCTCCAAAAGTGATTGCTAAACATTTTTTACAGCAAGAAAGGTTCAAAAGAGTTGGTTGA
- a CDS encoding NAD(P)/FAD-dependent oxidoreductase: MVKEIQLRVNLIEERKENTLLYKASKQLGIDKSEISAVKVLRKSIDARKKDIIFNYKVAVYINEEVPEKSDYIFEYKDVSNAKEVHIIGFGPAGMYAALRCIELGYKPIVLERGKNVQDRRRDLKAINQDHFVNEDSNYCFGEGGAGTYSDGKLYTRSLKRGDVRRIFENLVFHGATEQILVDAHPHIGTNKLPKIIENIRENILKYGGEIHFETRVTDFKIKNNKLQVIQLQNGTEMAVNSVILATGHSARDIYDLLHKKEIALKAKSFAMGVRVEHPQEIIDQIQYHCKGERDELLPAAAYSLVHQVNNRGVYSFCMCPGGFIVPAATANGEVVVNGMSPSRRNNRFANSGIVVELDIDKDFKKYEEFGPLKGLEFQKDLEKIAFFAGGRTQAAPAQRLVDFVDGKLSPELNDCSYQPGLNSAPLHSLLPKIIGGRLRKGFAAFGKKMHGYYTNEANIIGVESRTSSPVNIPRKESLEHTEIEGLFPCGEGGGYAGGIVSAAMDGERCAEAAIAKF, from the coding sequence ATGGTAAAAGAAATTCAACTTCGAGTAAACTTAATTGAAGAACGTAAAGAAAATACGCTTTTGTACAAGGCTTCTAAGCAATTAGGAATTGATAAAAGTGAAATTTCTGCAGTTAAAGTATTGCGTAAATCGATTGATGCTCGTAAAAAAGACATCATCTTTAATTATAAAGTGGCTGTTTATATTAATGAAGAAGTACCCGAGAAATCTGATTATATTTTTGAATATAAAGATGTTTCTAATGCCAAAGAAGTTCATATTATTGGTTTTGGTCCTGCAGGAATGTATGCTGCTTTGCGTTGCATAGAGTTAGGTTACAAGCCTATTGTTTTAGAACGCGGAAAAAACGTACAAGATAGAAGACGTGATTTAAAAGCCATAAATCAAGATCATTTTGTAAACGAAGATTCTAATTATTGTTTTGGTGAAGGTGGTGCAGGTACCTATTCTGACGGAAAACTATATACCAGAAGTTTAAAACGTGGAGATGTGAGACGTATTTTTGAAAACCTTGTTTTTCATGGCGCTACAGAACAAATTTTAGTAGACGCGCATCCACATATAGGAACAAATAAATTACCTAAAATCATCGAAAATATTCGTGAGAATATTTTAAAATATGGTGGTGAAATTCATTTTGAAACTAGAGTTACCGATTTTAAAATAAAGAACAATAAATTACAAGTAATTCAGTTGCAGAACGGAACAGAAATGGCTGTTAATTCAGTGATTTTAGCAACGGGTCATTCTGCAAGAGATATTTATGACTTGTTGCATAAAAAAGAAATTGCTTTAAAAGCAAAATCTTTTGCAATGGGAGTTCGTGTAGAACATCCGCAAGAAATAATAGATCAAATTCAATATCATTGTAAAGGCGAAAGAGACGAACTTTTACCTGCAGCAGCATACAGTTTGGTGCATCAAGTAAATAACAGAGGTGTGTATTCTTTTTGTATGTGCCCTGGAGGTTTTATTGTACCTGCTGCTACTGCAAATGGTGAAGTTGTTGTAAACGGAATGTCGCCAAGTAGAAGAAATAATCGTTTTGCAAATTCAGGAATTGTTGTTGAATTAGACATTGATAAAGATTTTAAAAAATACGAAGAATTCGGACCTTTAAAAGGTTTAGAGTTTCAGAAAGATTTAGAGAAAATTGCCTTTTTTGCTGGTGGAAGAACACAAGCTGCACCTGCACAAAGATTGGTAGATTTTGTTGATGGAAAATTATCTCCAGAATTAAATGATTGTTCTTATCAACCAGGATTAAATTCTGCGCCATTGCATTCTCTCTTACCAAAAATTATTGGTGGAAGATTACGCAAGGGTTTTGCTGCTTTTGGTAAGAAAATGCATGGTTATTATACCAATGAAGCAAATATTATTGGTGTAGAATCTAGAACTTCATCACCTGTAAACATACCAAGAAAAGAAAGTTTAGAACACACAGAAATAGAAGGCTTATTTCCTTGTGGTGAAGGTGGTGGTTATGCAGGAGGAATTGTTTCTGCAGCAATGGATGGAGAGCGTTGTGCTGAAGCTGCAATTGCAAAATTTTAA
- a CDS encoding c-type cytochrome has protein sequence MKNHFKIRKEFLIILLSVFFASCLTNVEEEDLVDDEVVVVDPCEDITFAKNVKPVIDANCIQCHGSGGTSPNLTSYSLISASANSVKSEVASRRMPQGGSLTQAEIDAIVCWVESGALDN, from the coding sequence ATGAAAAACCACTTTAAAATTAGAAAAGAATTTCTCATTATTCTATTATCTGTCTTTTTTGCATCTTGTTTAACTAATGTAGAAGAGGAAGATTTAGTAGACGATGAAGTTGTTGTTGTAGATCCTTGTGAAGACATCACTTTTGCTAAAAACGTAAAACCAGTTATTGATGCAAACTGTATTCAATGTCATGGAAGTGGAGGTACTTCGCCAAATTTAACTTCTTACAGTTTAATTAGTGCAAGTGCAAATAGTGTAAAATCTGAAGTTGCAAGCAGAAGAATGCCACAAGGAGGTTCTTTAACGCAAGCAGAAATTGATGCAATTGTTTGTTGGGTAGAAAGTGGCGCTTTAGATAATTAA